The proteins below come from a single Miscanthus floridulus cultivar M001 chromosome 1, ASM1932011v1, whole genome shotgun sequence genomic window:
- the LOC136486548 gene encoding benzyl alcohol O-benzoyltransferase-like has protein sequence MASSLKFTVRRRPAVLVAPASATPRELKRLSDIDDQDGLRFHIPVIQFYRRNALMGGRDPAPVIRDAVARALVHYYPFAGRLRELEGRKLAVECTGEGVLFIEADADVRLDHFGDALQPPFPCLDELIFDVPGSSEVLGSPLLLFQVTRLACGGFILGVRLHHTMADAQGLVQFLGAVAELARGAAAPTVRPVWGRELLEARDPPRPAFAHREYDEVPDTKGTIIPLDDMVHRSFFFGRQEVAAIRANLPPALRARASTFDLLTGLLWKCRTAALAPDTDEVMRMICIVNARGGKSGIAIPEGYYGNAFAFPVAVATAGDLAANPLGYAVELVKRAKGEVNVEYMRSVADLMVLRGRPHFTVVRAYLASDVTKAGFGDLDFGWGKPVYGGPAKGGVGAIPGVASFFIPFKNAKGEDGIVVPMCLPGPAMETFVKEMGKLLSPPADGEQQQDAFPVIRSAL, from the exons ATGGCGTCGTCGCTCAAGTTCACGGTGCGGAGGCGTCCGGCGGTGCTGGTGGCGCCGGCGTCCGCGACGCCGCGGGAGCTGAAGCGGCTCTCCGACATCGACGACCAGGACGGGCTGCGGTTCCACATCCCCGTCATCCAGTTCTACCGCCGGAACGCGCTCATGGGCGGGCGGGACCCGGCGCCGGTCATCCGGGACGCCGTGGCCAGGGCGCTCGTGCACTACTACCCGTTCGCCGGGCGGCTCAGGGAGCTGGAAGGGCGCAAGCTCGCCGTGGAGTGCACGGGCGAGGGCGTGCTGTTCATCGAGGCCGACGCCGACGTCCGGCTCGACCACTTCGGGGACGCGCTGCAGCCGCCGTTCCCGTGCCTCGACGAGCTCATCTTCGACGTCCCCGGCTCGTCCGAGGTCCTCGGCTCGCCGCTCCTCCTCTTCCAG GTGACGCGGCTGGCGTGCGGGGGCTTCATCCTGGGGGTGCGGCTCCACCACACGATGGCGGACGCGCAGGGGCTGGTGCAGTTCCTGGGCGCCGTGGCGGAGCTGGCGCGGGGAGCGGCGGCGCCAACGGTGCGGCCCGTGTGGGGCCGGGAGCTGCTGGAGGCGCGCGACCCGCCGCGGCCGGCGTTCGCGCACCGCGAGTACGACGAGGTGCCGGACACCAAGGGCACCATCATCCCGCTGGACGACATGGTGCACCGGTCCTTCTTCTTCGGGCGCCAGGAGGTGGCCGCCATCCGCGCCAACCTCCCGCCGGCACTCCGCGCGCGCGCCTCCACGTTCGACCTCCTCACGGGGCTCCTGTGGAAGTGCCGCACCGCGGCGCTGGCGCCGGACACCGACGAGGTGATGCGGATGATCTGCATCGTCAACGCCCGCGGCGGCAAGTCCGGGATCGCCATCCCGGAGGGATACTACGGCAACGCGTTCGCGTTCCCGGTCGCCGTCGCGACGGCCGGTGACCTCGCCGCGAACCCGCTGGGTTACGCCGTGGAGCTGGTGAAGCGCGCCAAGGGCGAGGTGAACGTGGAGTACATGCGGTCGGTGGCCGACCTGATGGTGCTGCGCGGGCGGCCGCACTTCACGGTGGTGCGCGCGTACCTGGCGTCCGACGTGACCAAGGCCGGGTTCGGCGACCTGGACTTCGGCTGGGGCAAGCCGGTGTACGGAGGCCCCGCGAAGGGCGGCGTGGGCGCCATCCCCGGGGTGGCCAGCTTCTTCATCCCGTTCAAGAACGCCAAGGGCGAGGACGGCATCGTCGTGCCCATGTGCCTGCCCGGCCCCGCCATGGAGACGTTCGTGAAGGAGATGGGCAAGCTGCTGAGCCCGCCCGCGGACGGAGAGCAGCAGCAGGACGCGTTCCCCGTCATCAGGTCCGCGCTCTGA